GGCTGAGCGTCGGAGCTGTTCTCTAAAAGCCGGTTTTAATCCCCTAGTGGGATTAACTAAAGGCTGAAAGAGCTAGGCTGGTATTTGGAGTTCCTTCCGACAGTCTGGTGCTAATTTGAAGACCCGCTAGACCGCCCTCACATTGAGTGTAATGGTGATACCAAAACGCTTCCCGTGGGGGCGGATAGTTTTTTAGGGGCTTTTTTTCAGGAAGGCGATGGCGTAGATACTCAGCGAGCTGGCAATTAACAAAGCATTCATCAGCTATCAAGTTAGCCAGGGAAGCAGTAGAAGAGAAAATGAAAAAAGTTTGGAGAAGCGATCGCCCAGATTAACAAATTAGTTGCTGTTGCTGCATCTCAATAGAAACAAAGCATCATCTACGAGAAATTTTGTACAATAAGGTAACGCTAACACTGACAACAGATGATAGCGATGGGTTGACAACAAAAGACTTTGATAGGGCGCAAGTCATTTTTAAAGAGTGACTTAGGTCATCCGAAAAATAACACGAAAAATCTCAATAAGCGCTCTAGCAATCATTTCAGGCGCTGGTGAGGTGGTGGCACCGTCCAATCTGTGTTACGATGACTTGAAAAATCAAGAAGGATTGTCACTCTTTCTGAAATATCTTTCTGAAAAAGTGTGTGTGAGGAAAAGAGGAAAGATGGCTAAATTAATGTGGAAATCTCTGCTAGTAAGTCCAGCAGTTTTGGGAGCGGCACTCGTGCTTTCTTCAGCAGCGATCGCTGCTGAAAAGTCCGTAACCTCTGAAGTGATTCAGCCCCAAACGACTGAGGCAAACCTATCGAAAGTGCAGCCAGTGGCTTTGGTTACTGCACCCCAAGCCCCGGAAGCTAACTCAGCCCCCGTGTTTTCAGCAACCGCTAAATCAGCCGAAGCGCTGAGTGCAGTTGAGGTTGAAACGCCAGAACAGTTGGCAGTAGCGCCGATACAAGATGCAGGAACCGCCAACTCGGCAGAAGCACTAAAGGTAGAGAAGCTCGATAGCACGTCTGTACCTGTAATGCCAGTAGTAGAGACGCCAGCTAAGGTGGCTGCAACGCCCATCCAGGACGCAGCAACCGCCAACTCAGCCGAAGCTCTAGGCGTAGACAACAGCGTGTCGGTTCCGATGGCAGCACCGACGAACGCCAAGCTGGCTCAAAGCGCCCCAGCAGGAAATACAGTTGACAACAACAGCGTTTTAGAACAAATCAATCGCTACAGTCGGGAAGGAAATAACTCCCAAAGCCAAGTCACCAACGTCTCCCAACTGTCGGACGTGGAACCAACCGACTGGGCATACGAAGCACTGCGAAGCTTGGTAGAGCGCTATGGCTGTATAGCAGGATATCCGGATGGCACCTATCGGGGCAACCGGGCAATGAGCCGGTATGAATTTGCGGCGGGTTTGAACGCTTGTTTGCTGCAAATCGAGAAATTAATTGCCGCGTCTACAGCAGATTTCGTTACCAAAGAAGATTTAGCCACACTTCAGCGGCTGATCGATGAATTTGGGGCAGAACTGGCAACCCTCCGGACGCGGGTAGATAACCTGGAAGGACGGGTGACGTTCCTAGAAAACCATCAGTTCTCGACAACCACCAAATTGGTGGGTGAAGCGATCTTCGCAGTTACTGATGGATTTGGGGATAACGACGACAACACGAATCTCATTTTTGGCGACAGAGTCCGTTTAGACCTGCAAACTAGCTTCACAGGTCGAGATAAGTTGCACACCCGTTTGGCAGCAGGGAACCTCGCAGCTTTCGGCTTTGGTACCCCTATCGGCGATATCGATGGTGATGGTATTAATGATGCAATTCCAACAGCTGAGGGAACCCAGACCTTTAACCTCGGCTTCGGCGACGAAAATAACAATAACATTGGCTTAGACTGGCTGGCGTATGAGTTCCCGTTTGGAGCTTCCCAAGTTTACATATCAGCCACTGGAGGACGCCATGCCGACTACACCCCTGTTCTGAATCCTTACTTCTATAACGGAGTCAGTGACAGTGGTGAGGGATCCCTCTCAACCTTTGCTCAGTACAGCCCCATTTATCGCATTGGGGGTGGAGCTGGTGCTGGTCTGAGACTGGGTGTGGGCAGAGCACCAATTCTCGGTCCCACTTCATTAACTGTTGGCTATTTAGCAGATAATGATTCCGCGAATAACCCAGGCAGCGATTTTGGTCTGTTCAACGGCGACTATTCGGCGTTGGCGCAGCTTAACTTTACCGTCAGCGATCGCTTCGGCTTGGCTGCAACCTACGTCCACGGCTACCATAACACTGGCAACCCGATATTCGATATCGGTCGCGGAGAGGGTGTGGTTGGTAATTTGTTCGCTAATAATCCAGGAATCCTTACGGCGGCTCCAGTCGTAAGTAACTCCTACGGATTACAAGGTGCTTTCAGATTGGGTGACAGAGTTTCACTCAGTGGCTTTGTCTCTTATACCGACGTCAGAGTGATTGGTGACGGGGATGGTGAAATCTGGAGTTATGGATTAGGGGTAGCCTTCCCTGACCTAGGTAAGCGGGGTAACGTTTTGGGTATCTTCGCAGGTGCCCAACCCTATCTTTCAAGCCTCGAACTTAACGGAACCGAAATAGACGGTTTGGACGGGAGAGGATACCACGTAGAAGCTTTCTACAAGTACAAGCTGACTGAAAACATCTCAGTGACTCCTGGCGTCGTCTGGCTGACGGGTACCAACCAGCAGGAGGGCGACGACGCTTATATCGGTACGCTCAGAACTACGTTCAGCTTCTAATAACACAAAAGCTAGGCGGCTGGGTTAATCCAGCTCGCCCAATATTCTGACATGAAACCAATCAAGCCTCGCTCAATGCGGGGCTTTTTTGTATGATTTATTACCTAATGCAATTTCTAGGCCGTGGTAGGATGACAGGAAAAATTAAGAAGGATGTAAATCTTTCTTAATTAAGGTGTGTGTGAGGAAAAGAGGAAAGATGGCTAAATTTATCTGGAGATCGCTGGTATTCAGCCCAGCAGTTTTGGGGGCAGCATTGGTAGTTTCATCGGCAGCGATCGCTGCACAAACGCCTGCCGCTAAAGAAATGATTCAGCCCCAAACGGTAGAGGCACTACCAGAGTTGCAGCCAGTAGCGATCGCTACTGCGCCAGAAACCCCAACAGTCAGCTCAATCCCTGTGTTTTCAGCTACCGCTGAGAAGTCAGAGTTAGAGCAGAAAGTGGCTGCGACAGAAGCGCCAGAACAGTTGGCAGTCGCACCCAGCCAGGAGCCAGCAACCGCCGACTCAGCTCAAGCGCTAGAGGTTAAAACGATTGAAGGCACATCTGTACCAGTGATGCCAGCAGCTGACTCAAAGCTGGCTCAAACAGCCCCAGCAGGAAATACAGTTGACAACAACAGCGTTTTAGAACAAATCAATCGCTACAGCCAGGAAGGAAATAACTCCCAAAGCCAAGTCACCAACGTCTCCCAACTGTCGGACGTGGAACCAACCGACTGGGCATACGAAGCACTGCGAAGCTTGGTAGAGCGCTATGGCTGTATAGCAGGATATCCGGATGGCACCTATCGGGGCAACCGGGCAATGAGCCGTTATGAATTTGCGGCAGGTTTGAACGCTTGTTTGCTGCAAATCGAGAAATTGATTGCCGCTTCCACAGCAGATTTTGTCACCAAAGAAGATTTAGCCACACTTCAGCGGCTAATTGATGAATTTGGGGCAGAACTGGCAACTCTCCGGACGCGGGTAGATAACCTGGAAGGACGGGTGACGTTCCTAGAAAACCATCAGTTCTCGACAACCACCAAACTGGTGGGTGAAGCGATCTTCGCTGTCACGGACGAGTTTAGCGATCGCGAGGACACCAATACCATTTTTGGCGATCGCGTTCGTTTAGACTTCCAAACCAGCTTCACGGGTCGAGATGTATTGCACACCCGTCTTGCTGCGGGTAACACTACACCTTTTCAACCTAATGGTTCATTCGAGGGCAACCAGACCTTTGACCTTAATCCCGGTAACAACAACGATATCGCTTTAGATTGGCTGGCGTATGAGTTTCCCTTTGGAGCTTCCAAAGTCTACATTGCCGCTGCGGGAGGAATTCATGCCGACTACGCTCCCGTCCTCAACCCTTACTTTTATGACGGAGACGGAGGTACCGCCGCACTTTCGTCATTTGCTCAGCAGAGTCCTATTTATCGAATCGGTGGCGGTGCCGGTATCGGGATCAGGCTCGGTGTAGGTACAGCACCGATTCTCGGTCCTACTTCCTTGAGCCTGGGTTACTTGGCAGATAATGGCAATAATCCTGGCTCATTTACCAGACCTGATGGCGGAACCAGTGATTTTGGTCTATTCAACGGAGACTATTCGGCGTTGGCGCAACTGAATTTTACAGTTAGCGATCGCTTGGGCTTAGCTGCCACCTACGTCCACGGCTACCATAACGCGGGTGACGGGATTTTCGACCTTGGTGGAAGTCCGCGATCGGCTGGCGGTAGGCCGGTAACAGGTACTCTCGGAGCTAACGATCCAACTCTTGCAACTGGAACAGGCGCTCGGTTTCCATTAGTACTGGCTAGGGATACCGCACTGATCACTAACTCCTATGGTCTTGAGGCTGCCTTACGACTGAGCGACAGATTCTCCCTGAGCGGCTTCGTTGGTAAGACTGATATTAGCGCGGTTGAAAATAGTACCAGAGGCGAGGTCTGGTACTACGGATTAGGTGTGGCTTTCCCCGATTTAGGTAAGCGGGGGAATATCCTGGGAATTTTTGCAGGTGTAGAACCCTACTTGGCAGGTCTTGAAGTTCAAGGCAGCCCAGTCGGGATTAAGAACGATCTCTCTTATCACCTCGAAGGATTCTACAAGTACCAGCTGACGGATAACATCTCTGTGACTCCCGGCATCATCTGGATTACCGCTCCCAACCAAAATGACGATAACGAAGATGCCGTTATTGGCACGCTCAGAACAACGTTCAGCTTCTAGGGAGACGGAAGTAGTAGCCCGCACATTGCTAGGACAGGTGGTAATGGGTAAGGGGTGATTACTCCCTCTGTCCCTCTTCTCCCTTGCTCCCCTGCTCCCAGCTTTTGTGTCGTAAATTTTGCGAACCCGGTTATGCCCCGTATTAGCGGGGCTTTTTTATTGGCGAATGCTTAAACCGACAAACTCCGGTGGAGAACCGGGGTATACTGGAATAGACGATCCCTCACACTCGATCTCAAGCTTGTGGAACTTTCCTGTAAAACAGAATATGCGCTGTTGGCTCTGTTAGAGCTAGCGTGTCACTACAACGACAACGAACCGTTACAAATTCGGCAGATTGCGGCTCAACAAAATATCCCCGATCGATATTTAGAACAGCTGCTGGCGACATTGAGGCGTGGCGGTTTAGTGCGTAGCCAACGTGGAGCAAAGGGAGGCTATTTGCTGTCGCGGGAACCTTGGAAAATTACGCTCTTAGAAGTTGTGAGTTGCTTGGAAGGATTGGATGCCAAACCTTCTGAGAACAACAACACTTCCAAAACGGTAGAAAGTGCCGTGGTAGAGGAAATCTGGCAGGAAGTGCATCAAACAGCTAATTCGGTCTTACAAGGATACACGCTTCAAGATTTAGCAGAAAAACGGGATTCTAGGCGTCAGCTAGACATCATGTATTACATTTAAAAATTAAAAATTGAAAACTAAAAATTAAACATGAAGTATGCTTCTTTTAATTTTTAATTTTGCACTTTTTAATGATTGATGTTGACTTCTGACTCCTCATAACCAAGAAAAAAACTAAAATCTATGCGGATTGCTCAAAACATTACAGAATTAATCGGTCGGACGCCTTTAGTACAGTTGAACCGCATTCCCCAAGAGGAAGGCTGTTTGGCTCGGATTGTGGTGAAATTGGAGGGGATGAACCCAGCTGCCTCGGTCAAAGACCGGATTGGGGTGAGTATGATTAATGCGGCAGAAGAGCAGGGGTTAATCCACCCAGGCAAAACAATTTTAGTGGAACCGACTTCTGGGAATACTGGTATTGCTCTAGCGATGGCGGCAGCAGCCAGGGGCTATCGGCTGATCTTGACAATGCCAGACACGATGAGTACCGAACGACGGGCGATGCTGCGGGCTTATGGAGCAGAACTGGAACTGACCCCTGGCATTGAGGGGATGAGCCGCTGCATTCGTAGGGCGCAAGAAATTGTTGACAGCACGCCTAATGCTTATATGCTGCAACAGTTTAGCAATCCAGCCAACGTCCAGATTCACCGGGAAACCACTGCTGAGGAAATCTGGGAGGATACAGACGGACAGGTGGATATCCTGGTCGCTGGAGTAGGCACTGGCGGCACGCTTACGGGTGTAGCAGAGGTGATTAAACCACGGAAACCGGGTTTTAAAGCGATCGCTGTTGAACCCATCAGTAGCTCAGTGTTGTCCGGCGGACGCCCTGGCCCCCACAAAATTCAGGGCATCGGTGCTGGGTTTATTCCCCAAGTGCTGAAAGTTGAGCTGATTGATGAGGTGATTGCAGTGACAGATGATGATGCGATCGCCTACGGTCGTCGTCTTGCTCGTGAAGAAGGACTGCTTTCCGGCATTTCCACGGGTGCTGCCCTCTATGCTGCCATCAAGGTCGCTCAGCGCCCCGAAAATGAGGGACGATTGATTGTCATGGTTCAGCCCAGCTTTGGAGAACGCTACTTAAGTACACCCCTGTTCCAAGATCCAGAACCGCGAGTGCCAGCTGTGCTGGGTTGACGCTACAGTAACTGTTAGTGGTCATTAGTTAAAAGCTCATGAGCTATGAGTCATTAGTCATACCTCTACCTACTAATGACTCATGCCTCTGACAGAAAGCTATTTCCATGACAGATTCCACTCACTACGACACCCTTGATATTAGTCCCGCAGCGACTCCGGTACAGATCAAGCAAGCTTACCGGCGTCTAGTGAAGCTGTTTCATCCAGATGGTAATCGCGAAACAGCGAACCACGAGCAAATTGTCCGGATTAATGCTGCTTACGAAATACTGGGCGACCCTCAACAGCGGCAGTCTTATGACCAGATGCTGCTCAAAGATCGCCTGAGACACGAACAATCTGTTAACAATCATCCGTCGCGACGAGCCGAATCATCAGCGACATATACTTCGGCGCGCTCGCAGCGATACCAGCAAGCCGATGCTTCGGCGCGATCGCAGCGGCAACCGCAAGCCGACACCGAAAACCGATACTACGCGCAGCGACAACAGCAAGCCAACGCTGAAAACCGATACTACGCGCATCGACAGACAGCAATAGATGCCGACGAACAACTGGAGCAATGGCTTCAGAAAGTCTATGTGCCGGTCAATCGCTTGATCTGTCGCATTCTCAATCCTCTGGCAGACCAACTAGACCAACTTTCAGCCGATCCTTTTGATGATGAACTGATGGAACAATTTCAGGCTTACCTGAAAGAGTGTCGTAACTATCTCAAACAAGCTCAGCTGGCTTTTCGTTCTTTGCCTAATCCAGCCAATGTTGCTGGCGCAGCAGTTCACCTTTACTACTGCCTCAATCAAGTAGCAGATGGCATTGAAGAGTTAGAACTTTTTACGCTCAACTATGATGAAGGCTACCTGCACACGGGTCAAGAACTTTTTAGAATTGCCACTGGTTTGCGCTGCGAAGCGCAATACGCAGTCAAAGACATTGCTTAACCATTAAAAATTAGAAACTAGCTTTTTTTTCTCGTTACCAGTAAGGGCTTTTTCTGTCCCGTCCCCTACTGTGGTAACGGGGCTTGGATGAAAGTACAGCCTCCCCAGTGACCAAAACAAAAATAAAAATTTAAGAATTTCTCAATTTTTATTTTTTAGTTGTTTCTCTGGGATTCCAACGCATTACATCTGTCCAAGGAGCTTTTTTAACTGTAAAGTCACAAGACAAAATGTGAGTAACGGAATTGCCCGTCTCACTCGTAGACCTCAATAAATGCAGCACCAGCGTTAGAGAAAAGCGCAGCGTACTCTCAGGACTAGAGAGTTTTTTGAGCTTGGATGGATCAAAAAGGGGCGCTGAGATTTTCAAAACATCGGTTTGCAAGTCGCGCTGGAGAACGTCTTCAACAGTTATTTTTTCTTTAAGAATTTTTCCAGATCCAATAAAGCTATAAACTTGACGCTGGGAGAGATCCAGAATCATGCTGGGCGTCAGGCGAATCACTCGCCGCGATCGCCCGTCAAAATCTGTTAGCGAACTGCGATCCCAATCTACGTCAATTGAATGCTCCGCAGATTTATTGTCAATCTGGATTGATAGTTCGCGCAGTCGATCTAGTTGGTATCGCTTTTCCAGCTTAAATTGGATATCGACGCGATCTCTTAGATTTTGTGTTTCCAGTTGTCCATTTAAGGATTCTCGATCGAGATGGACAATCACTTGATTTCTATCTACCGATTTAAAAACTCGGTATAAAACGTAAGTGACACAGATGATGTAGACAGTCAAGATGAATAAATTGCGATCATCCAAAATTAGTAATTAGTAATTGGTAATTTTTAGTTGGGAAAAGTTTTTAATTAGAAGTTTCACTTTTGGACATAAAAAACTTATTACAATTCAAAATTAAGTAATTAAAAACCAAAATTTTTGCCTCCCATTAATTTTTAGCAAAAAATTACAGTTTATAAGAAAAGCAATTTATGGACATGATACTAGTCATCCTTAACTGTGGAAAAATTATCAAACCAGCCGCGCCGCCAGAAAAAGTAAATTAAACCAGATGCGATCGCTATCATCAATGCCCAGCAAAGCGGATAGCCTAAATACCAGTTTAGTTCCGGCATATTGAATGGTGATTTTTCTGTATTAAAGTTCATGCCGTAGATTCCAGCAACAAAAGTGAGGGGAATAAAAATACTAGAAATCACAGTCAAAAGCTTCATGACTTCATTCATTCTGTTGCCAACCGAAGACATATAAACATCCATTAACCCAGAGGATAGTTCTCGATATGTTTCCACCATGTCCATTACTTGAACCGCATGATCGTAACAGTCTCTTAGATAAATTCGGACTTCTTCACAAATAAGAGGACTCCCATCTCGAATTAAGGAATTTATGGCATCTCGCTGGGGCCAAATAGCGCGACGGAGTGCCAACAATTCGCGCCTAACTTGATATATTTTGTCTAGAGTCTTGCGTGTAGGATTGGCGATAACTTCTTCCTCTAAATCTTCAATTCGCTCACCATAAACTTCTAAAACCGGAAAAAATCCATCAATAATTGAATCCAACAGTGCGTAGGCTAAATAATCGGCACCGCGCTTGCGGATAGTGCCCTTATTGTGACGAATGCGATCGCGCACAGGTGTAAAGCAATCCCGGAGTGGTTCCTCCTGCACAGTGAGCAAATAGTGTTTCCCCAAAATTAAACTCACTTGTTCGCTGTAGAAGCCAGTGCCTTTTTCTTTAGGCATCACCATCCGGCTAATAAGCACCAGATGGTCTCCCTGATCATCCACTTTGGGTCGCTGGGGTACATTTACCACATCTTCCAAAACCAATGGATGTAAATGAAAAACCTGTCCCAATTCTCGCAAAATTTCTTCATCTCCTAAGCCCAACACATCCACCCAAGAAACCGACTCGGTATCCAAATAGCTAGCGCACGCTGCTGGGGTCTCAAGTGGCATGCAGATGCGGTTTGCCTCGTTGTAGTCAATTAAGATAATTTTGGGTGGCGGAGAATTTTTATTAATAAAAATTGTTCCTGGTAGACTACCGGGTTTATCGTAAAAGTCTTCAAACAAAGAATTATCATCGTCTTCGTCTACATTGTATTGTGTAACTACTTCCGCAGGCTGGGGGCGTCTTTGTGTCATTTGCATTTACTCCTATTCAGTATTTATTTTAGAATTTTATCTATTCTTTATTCAGCAAAATTCTCTTTTAATTAATTCAATTTCCTCCTGAAAACTATTAGCATAATTCCACCCAAAATATCCTGCAAATTTGCGATCTTCATTAGTATCGAATATATAAACATGGTGTATATTGGCAAAATTAACATACATTTGTATACTACCGCTACCATCTCTAAAATTTAGATGCAGTAATTTTTTATCAAAGATATAGTTTACTGGAGTTAAAACATTTTTAACTTCAGGTATTTTTTTTAAGCGAGATATAACATCATACATAATATTTTTACCAGATAAAATATTATCAGTAATTAAATTAGCTGTTTTAGAACAATTCATATACCAGTGATGAGCATCAACAACTCCTAAAGCTAAGGCTGCATCCACTTGACCGACAGTATAGGCAGTATTTTCCGCCAGGTTAGCATGATCTAAAATATACTCATCTTGTAAAAATATGTTATCAGACGAATTAATGTTAAAGCTTGTCCGAAGCGGATAGGCAATAATATCAGAGGAATGAATTATATTAATCCATCTCAAACCTTGGTTTTTATAATTCTTAGCAAAACATTTAACTTTATTAGGATTAATACCTAACATGGTGTTAGAGAATAAAATAGGAGAACCCATTGTGGTAATACTCCTTAGGTAAACTTGTCTTTTGGAGGTGGAATCACCTAGTCCTTTAATCATTGTACGAATATGAAACGCCGCATCATCAGAATCAAATCTATCGGAGAACAAACTATCCCATAGGATGACGCTTCCCAAGGAATGGGCAACAATATGAAGGTCAGTTTCTTCAGGGTTACGTCTTATAAAGTCCTCTAGTTGATCTGCAATCAGTTCTCTAATTTTTACGCCCCGTTCTTGATTAAGGTAGGTGAAAGCATCTCCAACGAATTCAGATAGAAAGCCTTGTCTAAAGTGTTGATACCTCAAAATGGTTTGAATATCTAAATTTGGAGATTCCTTTTTAACTTCCTGTAAATCTTGATGAATCCAGTTCCACATCCTCCCAACATCATTTAAAACATCGCCCCAAAAACTATAATAAAAGTGAGGGAGTAATTCACCTCTTTTGGTAAACTCTTCTGTAATAAAACCTTTCAATTTATCTCCATATTTAACATCCCGTGTAGCAACCCCGTGAAGAAAAAAGACTAGCATTGTTAAAGTTAATCCTCTATCTGAAAGAAAAATATCTAAGGAACTACCTTCATATAAGATTCCCGATGATTTACCTAAAGTAACAGTATTTACTGAAAATTTTCCTAAAATGCTGATTAAACAGAAGTTTGAGGAATTATCCCAGTTAAGTAGGTTTGAACCCTATAATTTTTCAATACTGTAACACTCTTACAATGAGCGATCGCTACAAAAAAGCAGCTTGCCGTTTGAGACAAGCTGCTTTTCTTTCAGTCCACAAAGGTGGGCTTTGTTTTTTTAGCTTCAGGTTTCAACCTGTGGGCGCTGGGGACGCGAACAATGGACTACATCATGCCCATGCCGCCCATGCCACCCATGCCGCCCATGCCACCCATGCCGCCCATGCCGCCCATGCCGCCCATGCCGCCCATGCCGCCCATATCCGGGGCACCAGCCGCTTTCTTCTCAGGCTTCTCGACAACCAGGGCTTCAGTGGTCAACACCATCCCGGCAATCGAACCGGCATTTTGCAACGCCGAACGTACAACTTTCGCAGGGTCGATAATCCCAGCGGCGATCAGGTCTTCAAATGTGTCGGTAGCCGCGTTGTAACCGATATTCAAATCAGTCTCGCGCACCTTCTCGACAATGACAGAGCCTTCGACACCGGCATTATCTGCCATCTGACGCAGGGGGGCTTCTAGAGATCTGCCCACAATGTCAGCACCGACTTTTTCTTCGGCGTCCAGACTATTTTTAATGTCAGCAACTTTCTTGCTCAGGTAAATCAGCGTCGCGCCACCGCCAGGAACGATACCTTCTTCCACAGCAGCTTTGGTCGCGTTGAGGGCGTCTTCAATCCGCAGCTTGCGGTCTTTGAGTTCGGTTTCGGTCGCCGCACCCACTTTGATGACGGCGACACCACCGGCAAGCTTAGCAATTCGCTCTTGCAGCTTTTCTTTGTCGTAGTCAGAATCCGTTTCTTCTAGCTGCTTGCGAATTTGGGCAATCCGCTTTTGCACATCTGCCGTCTTGGCATCACCAGCGACGATGGTGGTGTTTTCTTTATCAATGGTGATTTTCTGAGCGGTTCCCAGCATCTCCAGGGAGACGGTATCTAGGCTCAAACCAACTTCTTCTGAGATTAGCTGACCGCCAGTGAGAACGGCGATATCTTGCAGCATCGCTTTGCGGCGTTCGCCAAATCCAGGCGCTTTGATGGCGGCTACATTCAGTACGCCCCGCGCTTTATTTACCACCAAAGTTGCCAAAGCTTCTCCTTCGATGTCTTCGGCAATAATCAGCAAAGCTTGACCGGAACGGGCAACTTTTTCCAAGACGGGAATCAAATCCTGGATAGAGTTGATTTTTTTATCCGTCATCAAAATCCGGACGTTTTCATATTCCACCACCATCCGTTCGGAATCGGTGATGAAGTAGGGAGAAATGTAGCCGCGATCCAGCTGCATCCCCTCGACGACATCCAGTTCCGTTGCCATCGATTTGGATTCTTCAACGGTGATCACGCCGTCTTTGGTGACTTTATCCATCGCTTCGGCAATCATTTTGCCGACTTCTTCATCGTTACCAGCGGAGACGGTTGCCACTTGCGCGATCGCACTACCTTCCACTGGTTTCGCGATCGCTACAATCTCCTCCACTAAGAAGGCGATCGTTTTTTCGATTCCCCGCCGCAAACTCACTGGATTTGCCCCAGCCGCTACGTTCTTCAAGCCCTCACGAATCATCGCTTGAGCCAGAACCGTCGCCGTAGTCGTGCCATCACCCGCAATATCTTTCGTCTTGGATGCCACTTCCTGAATCAGTCGAGCGCCTGTATTTTCCAGGGGGTCTTCTAATTCAATTTCCTTGGCAACGGTGATACCATCGTTCACAATTTGGGGTGCGCCAAACTTCTTCTCTAGAAGGACATTCCGCCCTTTCGGCCCCAGCGTAATGCGAACGGCGTCTGCCAGGACGTTCACGCCCCGCTCTAGTGCCCGCCGCGATTCGTCATTAA
This portion of the Coleofasciculus sp. FACHB-T130 genome encodes:
- the groL gene encoding chaperonin GroEL (60 kDa chaperone family; promotes refolding of misfolded polypeptides especially under stressful conditions; forms two stacked rings of heptamers to form a barrel-shaped 14mer; ends can be capped by GroES; misfolded proteins enter the barrel where they are refolded when GroES binds), which produces MAKIVAFNDESRRALERGVNVLADAVRITLGPKGRNVLLEKKFGAPQIVNDGITVAKEIELEDPLENTGARLIQEVASKTKDIAGDGTTTATVLAQAMIREGLKNVAAGANPVSLRRGIEKTIAFLVEEIVAIAKPVEGSAIAQVATVSAGNDEEVGKMIAEAMDKVTKDGVITVEESKSMATELDVVEGMQLDRGYISPYFITDSERMVVEYENVRILMTDKKINSIQDLIPVLEKVARSGQALLIIAEDIEGEALATLVVNKARGVLNVAAIKAPGFGERRKAMLQDIAVLTGGQLISEEVGLSLDTVSLEMLGTAQKITIDKENTTIVAGDAKTADVQKRIAQIRKQLEETDSDYDKEKLQERIAKLAGGVAVIKVGAATETELKDRKLRIEDALNATKAAVEEGIVPGGGATLIYLSKKVADIKNSLDAEEKVGADIVGRSLEAPLRQMADNAGVEGSVIVEKVRETDLNIGYNAATDTFEDLIAAGIIDPAKVVRSALQNAGSIAGMVLTTEALVVEKPEKKAAGAPDMGGMGGMGGMGGMGGMGGMGGMGGMGGMGMM